A genomic stretch from Shewanella sediminis HAW-EB3 includes:
- the acs gene encoding acetate--CoA ligase, giving the protein MSTQSLYKVSSEIAENAHINEEQYKKMYQESIVNPEGFWREHGQRIDWIKPYTKIKKTSFDDHNLSINWFYDGTLNASANCLDRHLEKDSDKVAIIWEGDDAKDQRTITYGELHSDVCKFANALRSQGVRRGDIVTVYMPMVPEAAVVMLACARIGAVHSVVFGGFSPDSIASRVIDGKSKVIITADEGVRGGRIIPLKANIDEALSHPDVDCVEKVIVLERTGGDVNWVEGRDIKWESLMDTASEHCIPEEMGAEDPLFLLYTSGSTGNPKGVLHTTGGYMVYAAMTHEYVFDYKDGEVYWCTADVGWITGHSYMVYGPLANGATVLIHEGVPNYPTPARLGEMVDRHKVNILYTAPTLIRALMAEGKEQFADFDGSSLRIMGSVGEPINPEAWRWYNEVIGHEHCPIVDTWWQTETGGILISPLPGATDTKPGSATRPFFGVQPALVDNMGNIIDGATEGNLVILDSWPGQMRTVFGDHDRFALTYFKTFRGMYFTGDGAKRDEDGYYWITGRVDDVINVSGHRLGTAEVESALVAHEHVAEAAVVGYPHDIKGQGIYAYVTLTKGTIETEELRQELRKWVRKEIGALATPDLIQWAGGLPKTRSGKIMRRFLRKIAANEVTNLGDSSTLADPAVIDTLIESRLNRSE; this is encoded by the coding sequence ATGAGCACGCAGTCTCTCTACAAAGTTTCTAGCGAAATAGCTGAAAACGCACATATAAACGAAGAACAATATAAAAAAATGTATCAAGAGTCGATTGTTAACCCTGAAGGTTTCTGGAGAGAACACGGGCAACGCATCGATTGGATTAAGCCTTATACAAAGATCAAGAAGACCTCCTTCGACGATCATAATCTCTCTATTAACTGGTTCTATGACGGCACGCTTAATGCCTCAGCAAACTGTTTAGACAGACATCTTGAGAAAGACTCCGACAAAGTCGCTATTATCTGGGAAGGTGATGACGCAAAAGATCAACGTACAATTACTTATGGCGAACTTCACTCAGATGTATGTAAGTTTGCTAACGCACTACGTAGCCAAGGCGTAAGACGTGGTGACATAGTTACCGTTTATATGCCTATGGTGCCTGAAGCCGCTGTCGTCATGCTGGCATGTGCACGTATAGGGGCCGTTCACTCGGTTGTTTTTGGTGGCTTCTCACCGGACTCCATAGCATCACGTGTTATCGACGGTAAATCTAAGGTGATTATCACTGCAGACGAAGGCGTTCGCGGCGGACGCATTATTCCGCTTAAGGCTAACATTGACGAAGCCTTGTCTCATCCGGATGTAGACTGTGTGGAAAAAGTCATTGTTTTAGAACGAACCGGCGGTGATGTAAACTGGGTCGAAGGTCGTGATATTAAGTGGGAATCACTGATGGATACCGCTTCCGAGCACTGTATCCCTGAAGAGATGGGCGCCGAAGATCCTCTATTCTTACTTTACACCTCAGGTTCTACCGGCAACCCTAAAGGTGTGCTGCATACGACCGGCGGTTACATGGTTTACGCAGCCATGACACACGAATATGTTTTCGACTATAAAGACGGTGAAGTCTATTGGTGTACCGCCGATGTGGGCTGGATCACCGGACACTCCTATATGGTTTATGGCCCTCTGGCTAATGGCGCAACCGTCCTGATCCACGAAGGTGTACCCAATTACCCGACCCCAGCTCGCTTGGGTGAGATGGTCGACCGTCACAAGGTCAATATCCTCTATACTGCGCCGACACTAATTCGTGCATTAATGGCCGAAGGTAAAGAGCAGTTTGCAGATTTCGATGGCAGTTCATTGCGCATCATGGGATCCGTGGGTGAACCCATTAACCCAGAAGCGTGGCGTTGGTATAACGAAGTTATCGGTCATGAACATTGCCCGATTGTCGATACCTGGTGGCAAACAGAAACCGGTGGTATTTTGATCAGCCCACTGCCTGGCGCAACCGATACCAAGCCTGGTTCTGCAACTCGTCCTTTCTTCGGCGTTCAACCCGCTCTGGTTGATAACATGGGGAATATCATCGACGGTGCAACCGAAGGTAACTTAGTTATTCTCGATTCCTGGCCAGGACAGATGCGAACGGTTTTCGGGGACCATGACAGATTTGCCCTCACCTACTTCAAGACGTTCCGTGGCATGTACTTCACAGGCGATGGTGCCAAACGAGATGAGGATGGTTATTACTGGATCACGGGTCGCGTCGATGATGTGATTAACGTATCGGGCCACAGACTCGGTACAGCAGAGGTCGAAAGTGCATTAGTGGCTCACGAGCATGTAGCCGAAGCTGCCGTTGTTGGCTACCCCCATGATATTAAGGGTCAAGGCATCTATGCCTATGTCACCTTAACCAAGGGAACCATCGAAACTGAAGAGCTTCGTCAGGAGCTCAGAAAGTGGGTACGTAAAGAAATTGGCGCCTTAGCAACACCCGATCTAATCCAGTGGGCCGGCGGTCTGCCAAAAACCCGTTCGGGTAAGATTATGCGTCGATTCCTGCGAAAAATTGCTGCCAATGAGGTCACAAACCTTGGAGATTCATCGACACTGGCCGATCCGGCAGTTATCGACACCTTGATTGAGTCCAGACTTAACCGTAGCGAATAA
- a CDS encoding hybrid sensor histidine kinase/response regulator, whose product MNLTIFVGVIAVLYVFLLFLLAWGAERWFSRITKRLQVWIYGLSLAVYCSSWSFLGTVGQSAQDLWSFLPIFIGPILIFTVGFGLLRKMVIVSKAHNITSVADFIAARYGKSQLLAAIVTLIALFGIMPYIALQLKAMVFSLNLFQPDDSPFDGAKVSLIITAVLAMFAILFGTRKLDATEHNPGMMLAIAFESLVKLAAFLIVGIVISFGFFDGFGDIWQQASERNLISEPVLRVESLMPQLLVGIAAFLCMPRQFHVMMVECNDEKTLLKARWLFPLYLLLFGLFVAPLALAGKLILGDSVAADTYVINLPLALDQPVLAIIALLGTLSAATGMVIVAVVTISVMVSNEWLVPVMLRTGKIKEKNFSQFSQFLLNARRLSIIVILGLGYFSYLSFIDSDSLSGLGMLSFGAFAQLAPALIGGMYWKNGNRSGVLLGLAVGFGLWCYILIKGASDVSGVFNNDFGLLEAITPNVRDILTALLANLACYVLGSIWFRAGVAERMQASAFVAPGELKSNTSRKGLPVSQQDLLILASRFVSPTRAYESFSRFSDEAVKSDSWHKSAPPELIAHTEHMLAGVLGGSSASLVMDSVQQGRDLALDEVFSLVDEASSKIILSQDMLRGAIEHAYEGMSVVDKDLNLVAWNYKYSELYQYPESFLQEGMPISDVVRFNAERGFCGAGDVEAKVQKRVQHMRNGTPHVSERERKDGKVIKIQGNPMPGGGFVMTFTDITQYREHAKALQEVNDTLEARVKERTYELAKLNSQLLESKAQEEMANASKSKFLAAVGHDLMQPLNAARLFTASLSQYPNLDQEGKKTLSHVNSSLKIAGELLTDLLDISKLDSGMVEVNRRDFAVSELLDGLSVEFDAMAKDSQIKFNMVPCSATINSDLSLLRRVLQNFLTNAYRYARGNRVLFGCRYRGDELEIQVLDTGCGIDEKETQEIFKEFKRLDNPTSKSVSGLGLGLAIADRISRVLDHKIHVTSVLGRGSVFSIRVPLGQTVKEAQPKKISTLLQPLAGVKVLCIDNEEAILAGLESLLSRWQCEVICAKDLADARIKLGLKGVAPDIVLADYHLDDGQNGVDAMDGIRALYGSHLPGVLITANTRKDLIDDVQQRGYRYMAKMVKPAALRALISSLIKK is encoded by the coding sequence ATGAATTTGACCATCTTTGTGGGCGTGATTGCCGTTCTTTATGTTTTCCTGCTCTTTCTATTGGCTTGGGGAGCAGAGCGGTGGTTTAGTCGTATCACAAAGAGGTTGCAGGTCTGGATTTATGGACTGAGTCTGGCGGTTTATTGCTCCTCCTGGAGTTTTTTAGGAACCGTTGGTCAATCAGCGCAAGATCTTTGGTCTTTTCTGCCCATTTTCATCGGCCCTATTCTTATTTTTACCGTTGGATTTGGTTTACTTCGAAAGATGGTTATCGTTTCCAAAGCTCATAACATCACCTCTGTAGCCGACTTTATTGCCGCCAGATATGGCAAATCTCAACTCTTAGCCGCTATCGTCACCTTGATCGCACTGTTCGGTATCATGCCTTATATCGCACTACAGCTGAAAGCCATGGTATTTAGCCTTAATCTGTTTCAACCCGACGATTCCCCCTTCGATGGCGCGAAAGTATCCTTAATCATTACCGCAGTACTGGCGATGTTTGCCATTTTGTTCGGCACCCGAAAGCTGGATGCGACCGAGCATAACCCCGGCATGATGCTGGCGATTGCCTTCGAGTCTCTGGTTAAATTGGCCGCTTTTCTTATTGTCGGTATCGTGATTAGTTTTGGTTTCTTCGATGGCTTTGGTGATATCTGGCAACAGGCCAGTGAGCGAAACCTGATCAGTGAGCCCGTATTACGAGTCGAATCATTAATGCCACAGCTTTTGGTCGGCATAGCCGCCTTCCTGTGTATGCCTCGCCAGTTCCATGTGATGATGGTTGAATGTAATGACGAGAAAACTTTACTCAAGGCTCGTTGGTTATTTCCTCTGTATCTGCTGCTATTTGGTCTGTTTGTCGCGCCTCTGGCACTGGCCGGAAAATTAATTCTGGGTGATAGTGTCGCAGCCGATACCTACGTGATAAATCTGCCGTTGGCACTGGACCAGCCTGTGCTGGCCATTATCGCCCTGCTCGGAACACTGTCGGCTGCGACCGGTATGGTCATCGTGGCAGTGGTGACTATCAGTGTGATGGTGAGTAATGAATGGCTTGTACCGGTCATGCTACGCACAGGTAAGATTAAAGAGAAAAATTTCAGTCAGTTTTCTCAATTTCTGCTCAATGCACGCCGGCTCTCTATCATCGTTATCTTAGGTTTAGGTTATTTCAGTTATCTTTCATTTATTGATAGCGATTCATTGTCTGGACTTGGTATGTTGTCGTTTGGTGCCTTTGCTCAGCTCGCTCCTGCGTTAATTGGTGGCATGTATTGGAAAAATGGTAATCGCTCCGGTGTCTTATTGGGTCTGGCTGTTGGCTTCGGACTCTGGTGTTATATCTTGATAAAAGGTGCGAGTGATGTATCTGGTGTCTTTAATAATGACTTTGGCTTGCTTGAAGCGATAACCCCTAATGTTCGCGATATTTTAACGGCGCTATTGGCCAATCTGGCCTGTTATGTACTTGGCTCTATCTGGTTCAGAGCTGGTGTGGCTGAGCGTATGCAAGCCAGCGCGTTCGTGGCGCCGGGTGAGTTAAAGAGCAATACCAGCCGAAAAGGCTTGCCGGTTTCACAGCAAGATTTACTGATCCTTGCCAGTCGCTTCGTGAGTCCGACGCGGGCTTACGAAAGCTTTTCACGATTTTCAGATGAGGCGGTAAAGAGTGACAGTTGGCATAAATCGGCGCCGCCTGAGCTCATTGCACATACAGAACATATGTTGGCCGGTGTTTTAGGGGGCTCAAGTGCTTCGTTGGTGATGGACTCTGTGCAGCAGGGGCGCGACTTAGCACTCGATGAAGTATTCAGTTTGGTGGATGAAGCCTCTTCAAAAATTATCTTAAGCCAGGATATGCTCAGAGGTGCCATTGAACACGCTTATGAAGGCATGAGTGTGGTCGATAAGGATCTGAATCTGGTCGCTTGGAACTATAAATATTCTGAGTTGTATCAATATCCTGAATCATTTCTGCAAGAAGGTATGCCGATCAGTGATGTCGTGCGCTTTAATGCCGAACGGGGCTTTTGTGGGGCAGGAGATGTTGAGGCGAAAGTACAGAAGCGTGTTCAACATATGCGAAATGGTACGCCTCATGTTTCAGAGCGTGAGCGAAAAGATGGCAAGGTGATCAAGATCCAGGGTAATCCAATGCCGGGCGGTGGCTTTGTGATGACGTTTACCGATATTACCCAATATCGTGAACATGCCAAAGCGTTGCAAGAGGTGAATGATACCCTAGAAGCCAGAGTGAAGGAGCGTACCTATGAGCTGGCTAAGCTAAATAGTCAGTTATTAGAGTCCAAGGCACAGGAAGAGATGGCTAATGCATCTAAGAGTAAGTTTCTGGCCGCAGTGGGCCACGATCTGATGCAACCCCTAAATGCTGCACGATTATTCACTGCATCTTTATCTCAATATCCCAACTTAGATCAGGAGGGAAAGAAGACGCTCTCACATGTTAATAGCTCCTTGAAGATCGCCGGGGAGTTGCTCACCGATCTGCTGGATATCTCTAAGTTAGATTCAGGGATGGTCGAGGTAAACAGACGGGACTTTGCGGTGTCTGAGTTACTCGATGGCCTCTCCGTTGAGTTTGATGCTATGGCTAAAGATAGCCAAATCAAGTTCAATATGGTGCCATGCAGTGCAACTATCAATTCAGATTTAAGCCTGCTGCGCCGCGTGTTACAGAACTTTTTAACCAATGCCTATCGATATGCCCGCGGAAACCGGGTGTTATTTGGTTGTCGCTACCGAGGCGATGAACTCGAAATTCAGGTATTGGATACCGGCTGCGGCATTGATGAAAAAGAGACCCAGGAAATATTCAAAGAGTTTAAACGCTTAGATAACCCAACCAGTAAAAGTGTGAGTGGGTTAGGGTTGGGACTTGCGATTGCGGATAGGATCAGCCGGGTACTGGATCATAAAATCCATGTTACGTCGGTGCTGGGTCGTGGGTCGGTTTTCTCTATTCGTGTGCCACTGGGTCAAACGGTGAAAGAGGCGCAACCTAAGAAAATCTCCACCCTGTTACAACCCTTAGCCGGTGTTAAAGTGCTGTGCATAGACAATGAAGAGGCCATCCTTGCCGGATTGGAGAGTCTGCTGAGTCGCTGGCAGTGTGAGGTTATCTGCGCAAAAGATCTTGCCGATGCGAGAATTAAGTTAGGGCTTAAAGGCGTGGCCCCGGACATAGTTCTGGCCGATTATCATCTGGATGACGGACAAAATGGTGTCGATGCAATGGATGGGATCCGAGCTTTATATGGCAGCCACCTTCCTGGCGTATTGATCACGGCAAATACCCGTAAAGATCTTATCGATGATGTACAGCAACGGGGCTATCGTTATATGGCTAAGATGGTAAAACCCGCAGCGTTAAGGGCGTTGATCTCAAGCTTAATTAAAAAATAG
- a CDS encoding fumarylacetoacetate hydrolase family protein produces the protein MNTVVVGNRVVTPSKVVCVGRNYVEHIEELNNEVPDDMVLFIKPNSAIADELLSFHLEAIHYEAELCFLVEGGEFVAVGLGLDLTKRGLQSKLKAKGLPWERAKSFDGSAVISEFINIQNISDGLTFELFINDKPTQSGSIELMMNKPLQILDEIQTFMSMEDGDIVMTGTPKGVGEVNAGDEFKVTLSDNGSILTQASWRAL, from the coding sequence GTGAACACTGTCGTCGTCGGTAATCGAGTCGTTACACCCTCAAAAGTGGTCTGTGTGGGGAGGAATTATGTTGAGCATATCGAAGAGCTGAATAACGAGGTACCCGATGATATGGTACTTTTTATCAAGCCTAACTCTGCTATTGCCGATGAACTGTTAAGCTTTCATCTCGAAGCGATTCATTACGAGGCTGAATTGTGTTTTCTGGTTGAAGGTGGGGAGTTTGTTGCTGTAGGACTTGGGCTGGATCTCACAAAACGAGGCTTGCAGAGCAAACTCAAGGCTAAAGGCCTTCCCTGGGAACGGGCAAAATCCTTCGATGGTTCCGCCGTTATAAGTGAATTTATTAACATCCAAAATATCAGTGATGGTTTAACCTTCGAGTTGTTTATTAATGATAAGCCGACTCAATCAGGGAGTATTGAACTGATGATGAATAAGCCTTTGCAGATCTTAGATGAAATTCAGACATTTATGAGCATGGAAGATGGCGATATTGTTATGACCGGTACGCCAAAAGGAGTGGGAGAGGTGAATGCGGGTGACGAGTTTAAAGTCACACTTAGCGATAATGGTTCAATACTGACACAAGCAAGCTGGCGTGCCCTTTAG
- a CDS encoding NAD(P)/FAD-dependent oxidoreductase, whose protein sequence is MPETRCDSYYNATINDETQYPRLESELRVDVVIVGGGFTGVSTAVELAERGLKVAIVEANKIGWGATGRNGGQVTGSLSGDEAMVKQLRNKLGKEAENFIWDLRWRGHEIIKNRVNKYKIDCDLKFGHLHTAYKPNHMQEMQKTYDEAVQRGMGSELMLLSKQDIPEYLDTPLYHGGLLNKRNMHLHSVNLCIGEARAAQSHGAMIFEDSPVLDICDGALPVVKTAHGSITANSVLIAGNAYHKLARKKLSGLLFPASLGNCATVKLTAEVAKAINPHDIAVYDSRFVLDYYRMTADHRLMFGGGTNYSGRDSKNVAQELRPAIERTFPRLKGIDIEFEWTGMAGIVVNRIPQLGKVSDNVFYCQGYSGHGVATSHIMGEIMANAIIGQLTEFDLFADMRQIRLPVGEWLGNQGMAMGMLYYRMMENFR, encoded by the coding sequence ATGCCAGAGACACGCTGTGATTCCTACTATAATGCGACGATTAATGATGAAACCCAATATCCTAGATTGGAAAGCGAGCTTCGAGTCGATGTAGTTATTGTTGGTGGCGGTTTTACCGGGGTCTCGACGGCCGTCGAATTGGCTGAACGGGGATTAAAAGTCGCCATAGTCGAAGCCAATAAGATTGGCTGGGGGGCGACAGGCCGAAACGGCGGCCAGGTAACCGGGAGTCTATCCGGTGATGAGGCCATGGTTAAGCAACTTCGCAATAAGCTTGGTAAGGAGGCGGAAAACTTTATCTGGGATCTGCGCTGGCGGGGCCACGAGATCATTAAAAATCGTGTCAATAAATATAAGATCGATTGCGATCTTAAATTTGGTCATCTGCATACCGCCTATAAACCTAATCATATGCAGGAGATGCAGAAGACCTATGATGAGGCTGTGCAACGCGGAATGGGCAGTGAGTTGATGTTATTGTCTAAACAGGATATTCCGGAGTATTTAGACACCCCCCTCTATCATGGCGGCCTGCTGAATAAGCGTAACATGCACCTCCACTCTGTGAATCTGTGTATAGGAGAGGCCAGGGCGGCACAGAGCCATGGGGCGATGATATTTGAAGATTCGCCGGTACTGGATATCTGTGATGGTGCCTTACCCGTGGTAAAAACAGCCCATGGTTCAATAACAGCCAATAGCGTATTAATTGCGGGCAATGCATATCATAAGCTGGCCAGGAAGAAGCTCAGTGGTTTGCTGTTTCCTGCCTCATTAGGTAATTGTGCAACGGTAAAATTAACCGCCGAAGTCGCTAAGGCCATCAACCCCCACGATATTGCAGTGTATGACAGCCGGTTTGTGTTGGATTACTATCGGATGACGGCCGATCATCGTTTAATGTTTGGCGGCGGGACCAATTATTCAGGACGAGACTCAAAGAATGTTGCTCAAGAATTGCGTCCGGCTATCGAGCGGACCTTTCCACGTCTAAAGGGGATCGATATCGAGTTTGAGTGGACGGGCATGGCGGGAATAGTGGTGAATCGAATACCTCAATTGGGTAAAGTTTCCGATAATGTCTTTTATTGTCAGGGGTATTCTGGACACGGAGTCGCAACCTCTCACATCATGGGAGAGATAATGGCGAATGCCATTATCGGCCAATTGACGGAATTTGATCTGTTTGCCGACATGAGACAGATAAGGTTGCCTGTCGGAGAATGGCTGGGAAATCAAGGAATGGCAATGGGCATGCTATATTATCGAATGATGGAAAATTTCAGGTGA
- a CDS encoding response regulator transcription factor yields MKLENLNIIIADDHPLFRNALRQALAGSFTNTRWFEADSAEALQSQLENDEVEFDLVMLDLQMPGSHGYSTLIHLRTHYPDLPVVVISAHEDNITISRAVHYGSAGFIPKLASMETLATALSAVLEGDIWLPADVELQSIDEDATDLMASKLADLTPQQYKVLGMFAEGLLNKQIAYDLGVSEATIKAHATAIFRKLGVRNRTQAVISLQQLEMEKVEL; encoded by the coding sequence ATGAAGCTAGAAAACTTAAATATAATCATTGCAGATGATCACCCGCTATTCAGAAATGCCCTACGCCAAGCATTAGCTGGATCCTTTACTAACACCCGCTGGTTTGAAGCCGACAGCGCCGAAGCATTACAGAGTCAACTTGAAAATGATGAAGTTGAATTCGACCTGGTCATGTTGGATCTACAGATGCCCGGTTCCCATGGCTACTCCACATTAATTCATCTTCGCACTCATTACCCGGATCTCCCCGTGGTGGTTATCTCGGCCCACGAGGACAACATCACCATTAGTCGAGCCGTACACTATGGCAGTGCCGGCTTCATTCCAAAATTAGCTTCCATGGAGACACTCGCTACGGCTTTATCAGCCGTGCTTGAAGGGGACATTTGGTTACCCGCGGATGTTGAACTGCAGTCAATAGATGAAGATGCAACCGATCTGATGGCCAGTAAATTGGCCGATCTAACACCTCAGCAATATAAGGTGTTAGGGATGTTTGCCGAAGGCTTATTAAATAAGCAGATAGCCTATGATCTCGGCGTCTCTGAAGCAACGATTAAAGCCCACGCCACTGCAATTTTCAGAAAACTTGGTGTGCGTAATCGAACTCAGGCGGTCATCTCACTTCAACAGTTAGAGATGGAAAAAGTCGAGCTATAA
- a CDS encoding acyl-CoA thioesterase, protein MPLTQTSDPRSDAINKRIKHSEARVIKAIFPSITNHHNTLFGGEALAWMDETAFIAATRFCRKPLVTVSSDRIDFKKAIPAGSLAEIIANVIHVGNTSLKVEVNIFVEDMYKDHREHAIRGVFTFVAVDDNRQPTKVWTQE, encoded by the coding sequence ATGCCACTCACTCAAACATCAGATCCTCGCTCCGATGCGATCAACAAACGTATAAAACACTCAGAAGCCAGAGTCATCAAAGCTATCTTTCCCTCTATCACCAACCACCACAACACCCTATTCGGTGGTGAAGCGTTAGCCTGGATGGACGAAACGGCTTTTATCGCAGCCACTCGCTTTTGTCGTAAACCATTGGTTACCGTCAGCTCGGACAGAATTGACTTTAAGAAGGCCATTCCTGCCGGCAGTCTCGCAGAGATCATCGCCAATGTTATCCATGTCGGCAACACATCCCTGAAGGTCGAGGTCAATATCTTTGTCGAAGATATGTACAAAGATCATCGAGAGCATGCCATACGAGGTGTTTTCACCTTTGTCGCCGTCGACGATAACAGACAGCCAACTAAGGTCTGGACGCAAGAGTAA
- a CDS encoding 3-deoxy-7-phosphoheptulonate synthase, whose amino-acid sequence MTIKTDELRTTLLCKAISPAKLASEFPLTQDAADYLVQQRREVEAILKGDDQRLLVIIGPCSIHDTSAAIDYAKRLAVLHQELKDDLCILMRVYFEKPRTTVGWKGLISDPDLDGSFNANKGLRLARQLLQEITELKLPIATEFLDMVNGQYIADLITWGAVGARTTESQIHREMASALSCPVGFKNGTDGNINIAIDAVRAAKEPHIFYSPDKDGAMAVYRTTGNPYGHIILRGGKQPNYHAEDIDAAAEKLESVGVSHRMVIDFSHGNSQKKHQQQLTVADSIMKQMSHGSTAIAGIMAESFIEEGSQKVITGEELVYGKSITDACLNWNDSEKLLRDLAKASRKRINKLKQ is encoded by the coding sequence ATGACCATTAAAACAGATGAACTACGCACCACTTTATTATGTAAGGCTATTTCTCCCGCTAAATTGGCTTCAGAGTTTCCGTTAACACAAGATGCAGCCGATTACCTGGTCCAGCAAAGACGTGAAGTCGAAGCCATCCTTAAAGGAGACGATCAACGATTGTTGGTCATCATTGGCCCTTGTTCCATCCATGACACCAGCGCTGCAATCGATTATGCAAAGCGTCTGGCTGTTCTGCATCAAGAATTAAAAGACGATCTGTGTATCTTAATGCGCGTCTACTTTGAAAAGCCACGTACCACAGTCGGCTGGAAAGGCTTGATCTCAGATCCTGATCTCGATGGCAGCTTCAACGCCAATAAAGGCTTACGTCTGGCACGTCAGTTACTGCAAGAGATCACCGAACTAAAATTACCTATCGCCACTGAATTCTTAGATATGGTGAACGGACAGTATATTGCCGACCTGATCACCTGGGGTGCAGTGGGTGCCCGTACCACAGAGAGTCAAATCCATCGTGAGATGGCTTCAGCGCTCTCTTGCCCGGTTGGCTTTAAAAATGGTACTGACGGCAATATCAACATTGCCATCGATGCCGTACGTGCGGCGAAAGAGCCTCACATCTTCTATTCACCTGATAAAGATGGCGCTATGGCGGTGTATCGCACCACCGGCAACCCTTACGGTCACATCATTCTTAGAGGTGGTAAGCAGCCTAATTATCATGCAGAAGATATCGATGCCGCGGCTGAAAAGCTCGAAAGTGTCGGTGTATCTCATCGCATGGTGATCGATTTCAGTCACGGTAATAGTCAAAAGAAGCACCAGCAGCAGTTAACTGTTGCCGACAGTATCATGAAACAGATGAGTCATGGCTCGACTGCTATCGCCGGTATCATGGCCGAAAGCTTTATCGAAGAGGGCAGCCAGAAGGTGATTACCGGAGAGGAGCTTGTCTACGGTAAGAGTATTACCGATGCATGCCTGAACTGGAATGACTCTGAAAAACTGCTTCGCGATCTAGCTAAAGCCTCACGGAAAAGAATCAATAAACTTAAACAGTAG
- the ppsR gene encoding posphoenolpyruvate synthetase regulatory kinase/phosphorylase PpsR, translating to MLRKVFYISDGTAITAEVFGHAVLSQFPVEFDALTIPFVETEAKAHDVKLQINDCFITTGERPLVFHSIVKAEIRDIIYSSEGLDYDFLNTFVAPLELQLGMKASPVVHRTHGKANEGYEARIDAINYTMDNDDGQTLKNIDKADLVLLGVSRCGKTPSSLYLSMQFGIKAANYPFVEDDMDNLKLPTALKENKSKLFGLTIDPVRLHEIRKSRMDNSRYSSLRQCRIEVKEVEMMYKRERIPFVNTTNHSVEEIATKILDVTGLERHMF from the coding sequence ATGTTGCGTAAAGTATTTTATATCTCAGATGGGACCGCGATCACAGCTGAAGTGTTTGGCCATGCAGTCCTTTCTCAGTTTCCCGTTGAGTTTGATGCACTTACAATTCCTTTCGTCGAAACAGAAGCTAAAGCTCATGATGTAAAGCTTCAAATCAATGATTGTTTTATTACAACAGGTGAACGGCCATTAGTATTCCATTCGATCGTCAAAGCCGAGATCCGAGACATCATCTATAGCAGTGAAGGACTCGATTACGACTTTTTGAACACTTTTGTCGCGCCATTAGAGCTACAATTAGGAATGAAAGCCTCTCCGGTCGTTCATCGTACTCACGGTAAGGCTAATGAAGGCTATGAAGCACGTATCGATGCGATTAATTACACGATGGACAACGATGACGGGCAGACCTTAAAGAACATAGATAAAGCCGACTTAGTCCTTTTAGGCGTGTCACGTTGTGGCAAGACCCCAAGTAGCCTCTACCTTTCGATGCAATTTGGTATCAAAGCGGCTAACTACCCTTTTGTCGAAGATGATATGGATAACCTTAAACTCCCCACTGCCTTAAAAGAGAATAAGAGCAAACTATTTGGTCTAACCATCGATCCAGTGCGATTACATGAAATACGTAAGAGCCGAATGGATAACAGCCGTTACTCCTCTTTGAGGCAATGCCGTATCGAAGTGAAAGAGGTCGAGATGATGTATAAACGTGAGCGGATCCCCTTTGTTAATACAACCAACCATTCGGTCGAAGAGATAGCGACAAAGATTTTGGACGTCACCGGACTCGAACGTCACATGTTCTAA